A genomic stretch from Dissulfurispira thermophila includes:
- a CDS encoding cytochrome c3 family protein — MVVKGKTITLLSIFLMLLIIAVAAYGATVVGSKHDLSTTTTPEPCAFCHTPHFANATNTAAPLWNRNITNINAFTMYTSPTMNTSVPSHPNPISISCLTCHDDAGASSAVNASDTHDLRNAPGPGGIPDTSSYPNCNKCHTWGGGGGGTSAYFPIGPNLSDDHPISMTYPTTAQDPAFNIPPDLQNGWSDVKLFGGKVECASCHDPHDSTRGSFLRKSNSGSALCLTCHKK, encoded by the coding sequence ATGGTGGTCAAAGGGAAAACGATAACTTTACTTTCGATATTCTTAATGTTACTCATAATAGCTGTGGCTGCATATGGAGCAACTGTTGTAGGCTCAAAGCATGACCTCAGCACTACAACTACGCCTGAGCCATGTGCATTCTGCCATACTCCGCATTTTGCAAACGCTACTAACACTGCTGCTCCACTATGGAATAGAAATATTACGAATATAAATGCCTTTACAATGTATACGAGCCCAACAATGAATACTTCTGTTCCTTCGCATCCGAATCCTATCTCGATATCATGTCTGACCTGTCATGATGATGCTGGTGCATCCAGTGCGGTAAACGCTTCTGATACTCATGACTTAAGAAATGCCCCTGGTCCCGGTGGAATACCAGATACATCATCTTATCCAAATTGTAATAAATGCCACACATGGGGTGGCGGTGGAGGAGGTACATCTGCCTATTTCCCGATAGGTCCTAATCTTAGTGATGACCATCCAATCTCCATGACATATCCAACTACAGCGCAGGATCCTGCTTTTAATATACCGCCTGACCTGCAGAATGGATGGAGCGATGTGAAATTATTCGGTGGTAAGGTTGAATGCGCATCTTGTCATGACCCTCATGATTCTACAAGAGGGTCTTTCCTCAGGAAATCCAATTCAGGAAGTGCTTTGTGTCTTACATGTCATAAAAAGTGA
- a CDS encoding response regulator — MKILVVDDEELICWSLKRTFEKHAGHSVCCVYTGNEAMQKIMENQYDIIITDLKLPDVNGNELVKKIKELGIDTPVIVISSYLSDNVLGEMMRQGIVRCINKPFQIEDILNDVEHLTPAIKA; from the coding sequence ATGAAAATATTGGTTGTAGATGATGAAGAACTCATATGCTGGTCGCTGAAAAGGACATTTGAAAAGCACGCAGGCCATTCTGTCTGTTGTGTTTATACAGGTAATGAGGCAATGCAGAAGATTATGGAAAACCAGTATGATATTATAATCACTGACCTTAAACTACCTGATGTGAATGGCAACGAGCTTGTAAAAAAGATTAAAGAACTTGGTATAGATACCCCTGTGATTGTAATTTCTTCTTATCTCTCTGATAATGTGCTGGGTGAAATGATGAGACAGGGAATTGTACGGTGTATAAACAAACCATTCCAGATAGAAGATATTCTAAACGATGTAGAGCATCTCACACCTGCGATTAAGGCTTGA
- the larC gene encoding nickel pincer cofactor biosynthesis protein LarC, whose protein sequence is MLKHEKIAYLDCFSGISGDMCLGALVDAGINLSSIKKELKKLPIQNYSLTSQRVSKSGISATKVDVIIKAKGKRLKAEGKKWKDIKRIIEASTLSDRIKQKGLHIFKKLFEAEARVHGESFDKIHLHELGGIDCLVDIFGTLIGLDILGIEKIYVSSINLGSGSIKTEHGILPVPAPATTELLKGYPVYLSEIPFELTTPTGAAIISGINADPYSNFKIAAEKIGYGAGNKDIPNMPNTLRILIGKKINADKCKDFVTVIETNIDDMNPQFYEYVMDRLFEAGALDVFLENIIMKKGRPAIKLTVISEESNVEKLSNILFQETTTIGIRFYKTCRMTLNREIKKIKTKYGVVRMKVSSLKSDEINISPEYEDLKVIAKKTNTPIKKVTDIVRLYCIHHLKKETCT, encoded by the coding sequence GTGCTGAAACATGAAAAAATAGCCTATCTCGACTGTTTCTCAGGGATAAGCGGTGATATGTGCCTCGGTGCACTTGTAGATGCTGGGATAAATTTATCAAGCATCAAAAAAGAATTGAAAAAACTCCCTATTCAAAATTACAGTCTCACATCGCAAAGGGTTTCAAAGAGCGGCATTTCTGCAACAAAGGTAGATGTGATAATAAAGGCAAAAGGCAAAAGGCTAAAGGCTGAAGGTAAAAAATGGAAAGATATAAAAAGGATTATTGAAGCATCAACCCTGTCTGACAGGATAAAGCAAAAAGGATTGCATATCTTTAAAAAACTCTTCGAGGCAGAGGCAAGGGTTCACGGTGAGTCATTTGACAAAATACATCTCCATGAACTTGGTGGCATTGATTGCCTTGTGGATATATTCGGGACATTGATAGGTCTTGATATCCTTGGAATAGAGAAAATATATGTTTCATCAATAAATCTTGGAAGCGGCAGTATAAAAACAGAACACGGCATCCTGCCTGTGCCAGCGCCCGCTACTACAGAACTCCTCAAGGGTTACCCTGTTTATCTGTCAGAAATTCCATTTGAACTTACAACACCCACAGGAGCTGCTATTATATCAGGCATAAATGCAGATCCCTACAGCAATTTTAAAATAGCTGCTGAAAAAATCGGATATGGCGCTGGAAACAAAGATATTCCAAATATGCCCAATACCTTGAGAATACTGATTGGCAAAAAGATAAATGCAGATAAATGCAAAGACTTTGTAACAGTCATAGAAACAAATATCGATGATATGAATCCACAGTTTTACGAATATGTTATGGATAGGCTCTTTGAGGCAGGGGCATTGGATGTATTTTTAGAAAATATCATTATGAAAAAAGGCAGACCTGCTATAAAACTCACAGTTATATCAGAAGAAAGCAATGTCGAAAAGTTGTCAAATATACTATTTCAGGAAACAACAACAATAGGCATACGATTTTACAAGACATGCAGAATGACCCTGAACAGAGAAATTAAAAAAATTAAGACAAAATATGGGGTTGTTAGAATGAAAGTATCATCCCTGAAAAGTGATGAAATTAATATTTCTCCTGAGTATGAGGATTTAAAAGTCATTGCAAAAAAAACAAATACACCTATTAAAAAGGTAACTGATATAGTTAGGCTTTATTGCATTCATCACCTTAAAAAAGAAACATGCACATAA
- a CDS encoding macro domain-containing protein — protein sequence MKIVSEHKINNKVLRLVLGDITERDVDAIVNAANSHLQHGGGVAGAIVRRGGQVIQEESDKIGFVPVGNAAITTAGKLPSRFVIHAVGPRMGEGDEDNKLKNAVINSLKLASEKGLKSISMPAISSGIFGFPKDRCARILVNEAKRFLEENPTVSLETVEFCIFDDLTLGYFKQEFDKLT from the coding sequence ATGAAGATTGTTTCTGAGCATAAGATTAATAATAAAGTCCTGAGACTTGTTCTTGGAGACATCACAGAACGGGATGTGGATGCAATTGTGAATGCTGCAAACTCACATCTTCAGCACGGAGGCGGTGTTGCAGGTGCTATTGTTAGAAGGGGTGGACAGGTCATACAGGAAGAGAGTGATAAAATAGGCTTTGTTCCTGTAGGTAATGCAGCTATTACCACTGCAGGGAAACTGCCTTCGAGATTTGTTATCCACGCAGTTGGACCAAGAATGGGGGAAGGCGATGAGGACAATAAATTGAAAAATGCAGTAATAAATAGTCTGAAACTTGCGTCAGAAAAGGGTCTAAAAAGCATATCCATGCCTGCTATAAGTTCAGGTATATTTGGATTTCCAAAGGATAGATGCGCAAGAATACTTGTAAATGAAGCAAAGAGATTTCTTGAAGAAAATCCAACTGTTTCCCTTGAAACAGTCGAATTCTGCATCTTTGATGACCTTACACTTGGCTATTTTAAACAGGAATTTGATAAACTAACTTGA
- a CDS encoding FecR domain-containing protein produces MKRLAFIMIMFISLFIFYSYSEGDVVGKLSDMSGRVLFKEKSIATYQKAEKGMTLKKGFWIKTGTDGWAVLQLSDNSRLTLANNTELEITEFLVSKGKKDGVFSVMHGKLRASITRLAGENVNYKIKSPTAVAGIKGTEFMMMTQGFANVFFGNEGQVEVSGDATPSKPLTIDTMVQNTRNYTPTDPVKVEPDTPLYAAKKDFEAITEAVPPKDWEISGNLPNIIARWNINYGHYLADAGRYEEALYVFQIALDLTSLPEIRSDARLERGAVYSRFLRNPEAALAEYLLVIETYPIVPQRETALYLAGMTLYELGLKEQAKEKLLQYKKEYPSGKHISNVETILDILDK; encoded by the coding sequence ATGAAGCGATTGGCTTTTATTATGATTATGTTTATATCTCTTTTTATATTTTATTCCTACAGTGAAGGCGATGTTGTTGGAAAGTTATCAGATATGAGCGGAAGGGTTTTATTCAAAGAAAAAAGTATTGCTACATACCAAAAGGCTGAAAAAGGTATGACATTAAAGAAGGGTTTTTGGATAAAGACAGGCACTGATGGTTGGGCTGTTTTACAGTTGTCAGATAACAGCAGATTGACACTGGCGAATAATACAGAGTTGGAGATAACAGAGTTTCTTGTAAGTAAAGGGAAAAAGGACGGTGTGTTTAGTGTAATGCATGGTAAACTCCGAGCATCTATCACAAGGCTTGCAGGAGAAAATGTAAATTATAAGATTAAGAGCCCAACAGCAGTTGCCGGTATTAAAGGCACTGAGTTTATGATGATGACACAAGGGTTTGCGAATGTATTTTTTGGAAATGAAGGACAGGTAGAGGTTTCAGGTGATGCAACTCCCTCAAAGCCACTTACAATTGATACAATGGTGCAAAATACAAGAAACTATACACCAACAGACCCTGTGAAGGTAGAGCCTGACACACCTCTTTATGCTGCCAAAAAGGATTTTGAAGCTATTACTGAAGCTGTACCACCAAAGGACTGGGAGATTTCAGGCAATCTGCCGAATATTATTGCAAGATGGAATATAAACTATGGGCACTATCTTGCAGATGCAGGCAGGTATGAAGAAGCACTGTATGTATTTCAGATAGCCCTTGACCTTACGAGCCTGCCTGAAATAAGGAGCGATGCAAGATTGGAAAGAGGTGCAGTGTATTCGAGATTTTTAAGAAATCCAGAGGCTGCACTGGCAGAGTATCTATTAGTGATAGAAACATATCCTATAGTTCCACAAAGAGAGACAGCGCTTTACCTTGCAGGTATGACCTTATATGAGCTTGGCTTGAAAGAGCAAGCAAAGGAAAAACTCCTACAGTATAAGAAAGAATATCCGTCAGGGAAACATATCAGCAATGTGGAGACAATACTGGATATTTTAGATAAATAA
- a CDS encoding DUF4384 domain-containing protein: protein MKIYLLSFFIIFTSFVNVAYSAQSTITESEGYACMGEDRTKRQTEETAFQDAKRKAVEQVSTYIQSETQVKDFELQKDIVNAYTNAKVRIIESHAKWDNEPPRIGDCYKIKIKAEVIPNEDTMKKISQSKEFDDPSAPLKVQVWTDKKEYESGEKVKIYIKGNKPFYAIVLYNDAKGELLQLLPNPYRKDNYFNGGVVYEIPSGNDRFELEVSPPFGEEKVFVYAATSALGDINVEDIGGVYQVKTRHADIGDRTRGIKLKEKTSNKGMTASEFFEGVVVLKTGGYKK, encoded by the coding sequence ATGAAAATTTATCTTTTATCATTTTTTATCATTTTTACATCTTTTGTTAATGTTGCTTATTCTGCCCAATCCACTATCACTGAATCCGAAGGCTATGCATGCATGGGAGAGGATAGGACAAAGAGACAGACAGAAGAGACAGCCTTTCAGGATGCAAAAAGAAAGGCTGTTGAGCAGGTCAGCACCTACATACAGTCCGAGACACAGGTTAAGGATTTTGAGTTACAGAAGGATATTGTAAATGCTTATACTAATGCAAAGGTAAGGATAATAGAGTCTCATGCAAAATGGGATAATGAGCCTCCGAGGATAGGGGATTGCTATAAGATCAAGATAAAGGCAGAGGTCATACCTAATGAAGATACAATGAAAAAGATATCCCAGTCAAAAGAATTTGATGACCCATCTGCACCACTTAAGGTTCAAGTCTGGACAGATAAAAAGGAGTATGAGAGCGGAGAGAAGGTAAAGATATATATCAAAGGAAACAAGCCTTTTTATGCCATTGTTCTGTATAATGATGCCAAGGGGGAATTACTGCAATTGCTGCCAAATCCTTATAGAAAAGACAATTATTTCAATGGTGGTGTAGTTTATGAAATCCCTTCAGGAAATGACCGATTTGAATTGGAGGTCAGCCCTCCATTTGGTGAAGAAAAGGTTTTTGTTTATGCAGCTACATCAGCACTTGGAGATATAAATGTAGAGGATATAGGAGGGGTATATCAAGTAAAAACAAGGCATGCTGATATAGGAGATAGGACAAGGGGTATTAAGTTGAAAGAAAAAACATCGAATAAGGGTATGACTGCGTCAGAGTTTTTCGAGGGAGTGGTGGTATTGAAAACAGGAGGATATAAAAAATGA
- a CDS encoding caspase family protein produces MSNLRCLMKRACYLSVMIFVLFYNWVYAGEPPSEPILRIETEMHTAMIGRISIDRDERFLVTGSDDKTIRLWELRTGKLLKTLRPPIDEGNEGKIYAVAISPDGRYIAGGGSTGYEWDKTESIYIFDRERGALIKRIDGLPEVILHLSFSKDGRFLIAGLGGNNGIRIYSTKDYSLIKEDKDYGDSVNGFDLSSDRRLVVSSLDGYIRLYDKEFNLIKKEKAPGGKRPYHISFSPDGSKIAVGYEDTPDVDIISGYDLKSLYKADTSGFSKCDFGSVTWSYDGMFLYAGGRCQKLFDGKPKDIIRRWGNGGKGGFIDIPVAENTIMHILPLKGNGVAFASGEPSFGIVDGVGRISLYKGNAIADLRDQWEKFLLSYDGSTVRFGYEVLGNSPAVFDAEKRELKIGEKTSLRLLPPIFKTEGINVTDWKSNYNPRLNGKPIKLEQYEISRSLAISPDGKRFVLGTGWLLRCFDKDGNELWNVPAPGTVWDVNISGNGRVVVAGLADGTIRWFRMEDGKELLALFPHKDKRRWVLWTPKGYYDASPGGEELIGWHINNGKDSSADFYPVGRFRDRFYRPDIIAKLFTTYDEERAIALANEESGRKRVETSIKDILPPVITILSPADGTSISKKELTVRYSLRNPSGEPVTAIKVLIDGRPVSGQRGLIIKPKGEEVGKLNITVPERDFELSLIAENKYSASVPATVRLFWRGKKEEFIVKPKLYILAIGISRYKDEHLRLQFAHKDAEDFVKTMKKQKGKLYEDVVVKLLTDERATKDEILDGLDWLQKETTHKDLAMLFIAGHGINDTAGIYYFLPQNADIEKLKRTAIAFSDIKNTVSSLAGKVVMFADTCHSGNVMGKRAVTDITGVINELASAENGVVVFASSTGRQYSLEDPEWRNGAFTKAVVEGIQGKADLLGKGKITVNMLDAFIAERVKELTKGRQTPVTTKPVTVPDFPVAVRK; encoded by the coding sequence ATGAGCAACTTAAGATGTTTAATGAAAAGGGCATGTTATCTATCTGTAATGATTTTTGTTCTGTTTTACAATTGGGTTTATGCAGGAGAGCCTCCATCAGAGCCGATCTTAAGGATTGAGACAGAGATGCATACTGCAATGATTGGAAGAATCAGCATAGATAGGGATGAGAGATTCCTTGTAACTGGCTCAGATGACAAGACCATCAGGTTATGGGAATTAAGGACTGGAAAGCTTCTTAAGACACTAAGACCACCAATAGATGAGGGCAATGAAGGCAAGATCTATGCAGTAGCCATATCCCCTGATGGAAGGTATATTGCAGGAGGTGGATCGACAGGATATGAATGGGACAAAACTGAATCTATCTACATCTTTGATAGGGAAAGAGGTGCCCTCATAAAGAGGATAGACGGTCTGCCAGAAGTAATACTTCATCTTTCCTTTTCAAAGGATGGCAGGTTCCTTATTGCAGGGCTTGGGGGCAATAATGGCATAAGGATTTATTCTACGAAGGACTATTCACTCATAAAGGAGGATAAAGACTATGGAGATAGTGTCAATGGCTTTGACCTTAGTAGTGATAGAAGGCTTGTGGTAAGCTCCCTTGATGGTTACATAAGGCTTTATGATAAAGAGTTTAATCTAATAAAAAAAGAGAAGGCACCAGGTGGAAAACGACCTTATCACATATCTTTTTCTCCTGATGGCTCAAAGATAGCAGTAGGATATGAGGATACACCAGATGTTGACATTATCTCAGGCTATGACCTTAAGAGCCTCTACAAAGCAGATACATCAGGGTTTTCTAAATGTGATTTTGGCAGTGTCACATGGTCTTATGATGGGATGTTTTTGTATGCTGGTGGAAGATGCCAAAAGCTATTTGATGGCAAACCGAAAGATATCATCCGTCGTTGGGGTAATGGTGGTAAAGGTGGTTTTATTGATATACCTGTGGCAGAAAATACCATCATGCACATCCTTCCACTTAAGGGCAATGGAGTTGCCTTTGCCTCTGGTGAGCCATCCTTTGGTATAGTTGATGGAGTTGGAAGGATCAGCCTTTATAAAGGAAATGCAATAGCTGACTTAAGGGATCAATGGGAAAAATTCCTTTTATCCTATGATGGCTCTACTGTGAGATTTGGCTATGAGGTATTGGGTAATTCCCCAGCAGTCTTTGATGCAGAAAAAAGGGAGCTTAAGATAGGTGAAAAAACCTCTTTAAGGCTTTTACCACCAATCTTTAAGACAGAAGGGATAAATGTAACAGACTGGAAGAGCAATTACAATCCCAGACTCAATGGAAAGCCTATTAAACTTGAGCAGTATGAAATTTCAAGAAGCCTTGCCATATCACCTGATGGGAAGAGGTTTGTATTAGGCACAGGGTGGCTTTTAAGATGTTTTGATAAAGATGGCAATGAGCTATGGAATGTCCCGGCACCCGGCACTGTTTGGGATGTAAATATCTCTGGAAATGGAAGGGTAGTGGTTGCTGGACTTGCTGATGGCACAATAAGGTGGTTTAGGATGGAGGATGGAAAGGAACTCCTTGCCCTATTTCCGCACAAAGACAAAAGACGCTGGGTCTTATGGACACCAAAGGGCTACTATGATGCAAGCCCAGGTGGAGAAGAGCTCATTGGCTGGCACATAAACAATGGAAAGGATAGCTCTGCAGACTTCTATCCTGTGGGAAGGTTCAGGGATAGGTTTTATAGACCAGACATAATTGCAAAGCTCTTTACAACCTATGATGAGGAAAGAGCTATTGCCCTTGCCAATGAAGAATCTGGAAGAAAGAGGGTAGAGACCTCCATAAAAGACATTCTTCCACCAGTAATCACCATCCTTTCACCAGCAGACGGTACAAGCATATCAAAGAAAGAGCTCACAGTAAGATACTCCCTCAGAAATCCATCAGGAGAGCCAGTAACAGCAATAAAGGTCCTGATTGATGGAAGACCAGTATCAGGGCAGAGGGGACTTATAATCAAACCAAAGGGTGAAGAGGTTGGAAAGCTTAATATTACAGTTCCAGAGAGGGACTTTGAACTTAGCCTCATTGCAGAGAATAAATACTCAGCAAGTGTCCCAGCAACTGTAAGGCTTTTCTGGCGGGGAAAGAAGGAAGAATTCATTGTAAAGCCAAAGCTATATATCCTTGCCATAGGGATAAGCAGATACAAGGATGAACACTTAAGGCTACAGTTTGCCCATAAGGATGCAGAGGATTTTGTAAAAACAATGAAGAAACAGAAAGGGAAACTCTATGAAGATGTAGTTGTCAAACTCCTTACAGATGAAAGGGCAACAAAGGATGAGATCCTTGATGGACTTGACTGGCTACAGAAAGAGACAACCCACAAGGATTTGGCAATGCTTTTTATAGCAGGGCATGGGATAAATGACACTGCAGGGATATATTACTTCCTTCCCCAGAATGCAGACATTGAAAAGTTAAAAAGGACAGCAATAGCCTTTTCAGACATAAAAAACACAGTCTCATCCCTTGCAGGCAAGGTAGTTATGTTTGCTGACACCTGCCATTCTGGAAATGTAATGGGCAAAAGGGCAGTGACAGACATAACAGGAGTGATAAATGAACTTGCCAGTGCAGAAAACGGAGTTGTTGTATTTGCCTCATCCACTGGAAGGCAGTATTCCCTTGAAGACCCTGAGTGGAGAAACGGTGCATTCACCAAAGCAGTTGTGGAAGGCATACAGGGAAAGGCAGACCTTCTGGGCAAGGGCAAGATAACAGTAAACATGCTTGATGCCTTCATCGCAGAGCGAGTAAAGGAGCTCACAAAGGGCAGGCAAACACCAGTTACCACAAAACCCGTAACAGTGCCAGATTTCCCCGTGGCTGTCAGAAAGTAA
- a CDS encoding CHASE2 domain-containing protein codes for MKSHRFFIFIAIGIASVIFTVALYAARVDFFNSLDLKLKDVRFRARGNVEPDKRVVIVAIDEKSINELGRWPWDRKTIARLVENLNFYGAKTIVFDVIFSEPSNEVSDRALSDAILKSNNVILGYFMRSEGEPPLKESLALLEDTRIKIVKTIGNVTEVPVYSFPSIELNIPIIAKSAHGAGYFNIIPDSDGILRSVNILMLYDGNIYPSLALSALRHYTGSEIVLEIANYGVDNLLIGSYRIPCDESGRLTLNYYGKQGTFRTIPAVDIIKKRLKHDELKDSLVFIGATEIGLSDLRATPVDPVLPGIEVHATVVSNALQNKLLIKDGRVIALDILFIIIFALMLTTSLSLVRRTLAALILFLVVLGLYYITNHLVFKHYPLNTSVLFPLISITLSYFGSEAYRNLFEERQSRFLKKAFSSYVSPELVSEIMKRPDMLKLGGEKREITVLFSDIRGFTTLSERLTPESLVSVLNQYLSPMTDIVLKNKGTLDKYIGDAIMAIYNAPLNIHDHAALACKSAIEMLERLKDINNSFKEKGLPEIDIGVGINTGEVIVGNMGTDMRFDYTAIGDTVNLASRLEGMNKVYKTHIIISEFTFRYLTRLNDLTHKVIVQHSLNSSTLYIRELDMIKVKGKDKPVTIYQVSSDMDEVLINKFEGALQLYRKQQFKEAREVFEMLEAEYSDKTAGVFAERCAEFINNPPGDNWDGVYVAKIK; via the coding sequence ATGAAGTCACATAGATTTTTTATATTTATTGCAATAGGGATTGCATCTGTCATCTTTACAGTTGCCTTATATGCGGCAAGAGTAGATTTTTTTAATTCCCTTGACCTAAAACTCAAGGATGTCAGATTCAGGGCAAGGGGAAATGTAGAGCCGGACAAAAGGGTTGTTATTGTTGCTATAGATGAAAAGAGCATCAACGAGCTTGGCAGATGGCCGTGGGACAGAAAGACTATTGCAAGGCTTGTTGAAAATCTTAATTTCTATGGCGCAAAGACTATTGTTTTTGATGTTATCTTTTCAGAGCCATCCAATGAAGTATCAGATAGGGCATTGTCAGATGCAATCCTGAAAAGTAACAATGTAATACTCGGTTATTTTATGAGGTCAGAAGGAGAACCTCCTTTAAAGGAATCGCTTGCACTGCTTGAAGACACGAGGATAAAGATTGTTAAGACTATAGGTAATGTTACCGAAGTGCCTGTCTATAGCTTTCCATCTATTGAGTTGAATATCCCTATTATTGCAAAATCTGCGCACGGCGCAGGCTATTTCAATATCATTCCAGATAGTGATGGGATTTTAAGGTCAGTTAATATCTTGATGCTATATGACGGAAATATTTATCCATCGCTGGCACTTTCAGCATTGAGACATTATACAGGAAGCGAGATAGTCCTTGAGATCGCCAATTACGGCGTTGACAATCTCCTCATAGGAAGCTATCGCATACCATGTGATGAATCAGGAAGGCTCACACTTAATTACTACGGCAAGCAAGGGACATTCAGAACCATACCTGCTGTTGATATAATCAAAAAAAGACTCAAGCACGATGAATTGAAAGATTCTCTTGTCTTTATCGGGGCAACAGAAATAGGTCTTTCTGACCTCCGTGCAACACCTGTTGATCCTGTGCTGCCTGGTATAGAAGTTCATGCAACAGTTGTATCCAATGCCCTTCAGAACAAACTCCTAATAAAGGACGGCAGGGTAATAGCATTGGATATTTTATTTATTATAATCTTTGCCCTTATGCTGACCACGTCGTTGAGTCTTGTCAGAAGGACGCTTGCTGCACTTATACTATTTCTGGTGGTGCTTGGACTTTACTACATTACAAATCATCTTGTCTTTAAGCATTATCCGTTAAACACATCTGTGCTATTTCCGCTTATTTCGATAACCCTTTCGTATTTTGGCTCAGAGGCATACAGGAATCTATTTGAAGAAAGACAAAGCAGATTTCTTAAAAAGGCTTTCTCAAGTTATGTGTCTCCTGAACTTGTTAGCGAAATAATGAAGAGGCCTGACATGCTTAAGCTGGGCGGCGAAAAAAGAGAGATAACCGTCTTATTTTCTGATATACGGGGATTTACAACACTTTCTGAAAGGCTTACGCCTGAATCGCTTGTCTCTGTCTTAAATCAGTACCTTAGCCCTATGACAGATATTGTTCTTAAAAATAAGGGGACGCTCGATAAATATATTGGTGACGCAATAATGGCAATATATAATGCACCTTTAAACATACATGACCATGCTGCACTCGCATGCAAGAGTGCTATTGAAATGCTCGAAAGGCTTAAAGATATTAATAATTCATTCAAAGAAAAAGGACTGCCTGAGATTGATATCGGAGTTGGCATAAACACAGGTGAGGTGATTGTAGGCAATATGGGAACTGATATGAGATTTGATTATACGGCTATTGGTGATACAGTGAATCTTGCATCAAGGCTTGAAGGTATGAACAAGGTTTATAAGACTCACATTATTATAAGTGAGTTTACATTCAGGTATTTGACCCGTTTGAACGATTTAACTCATAAGGTAATAGTTCAACACAGTTTAAATAGTTCAACATTGTATATTAGAGAACTCGATATGATAAAGGTCAAGGGTAAGGATAAACCTGTCACCATCTATCAGGTCTCTTCAGATATGGATGAGGTGTTGATTAACAAATTTGAAGGGGCATTGCAACTTTACAGAAAACAGCAATTTAAAGAGGCAAGGGAGGTATTCGAAATGCTTGAAGCAGAATACAGTGATAAGACCGCCGGTGTATTTGCTGAAAGATGTGCTGAGTTTATAAATAATCCGCCAGGCGATAATTGGGACGGTGTATATGTTGCAAAAATTAAGTAA